In Vicia villosa cultivar HV-30 ecotype Madison, WI linkage group LG7, Vvil1.0, whole genome shotgun sequence, the DNA window GACAATACTGATTTCCCAGCATTTGTAGAATTGGAGAAATTGTTGTTGACATTATTGTCCGTGGCATTAGCCTGATAAACTCCACCAGGAGGACTCAGTGCAGATTGATAGGTTGCAGTTGCAACAAGAGTTACAACTATCAACCAAGTGTTACGTTGATCCTCTGATATATCTCTTCTAATGCTACGTATCCAAATTAACCCGTTATCAATAAACGCAGTCTTTGATCTTGGTTTATGTCCATGTGTGGGAGTGTTGGCAACTTGTAAGCCGGGTTTCGCTCCAGCACACAACAATATACTCCTAATATCTACATTGGCTGCCATGTCGAATGCAGTTTTGTTGTCCATGTTCTTTGCCTTCAAATTTATCTTAGTCTTTAACAACAATCCAAGTGCCTCTTCTACCTAATGAAGAAATCAATTTTTGTTAAAGCATATTCATAAATGTTGTTTATGAGTGTAAAATCTATATAATAAAGGAAGTGTTAAGGAAGGTAGATATAATTACTTATAACGTTTTGATATGCTGTGTACAATATCCAAACCACTTACGACTTTTAATCTGTACTGGTTCGGTGCAATATTATATTACaagttatataaaatattaatatttgtttatcactttttattttcgtaaaattcatttttacttcAAAATGTAAAAGTCACCCTTAACCCTTAATATTCTCACTAATGAAATGTCCTATGTTTTTTCAGCTAAAAACAAACACATATAAGTTTttgttgattaaaaaaatatcatatatacttatatattttggaacataaaaagaatttttttattagaaaagaATAAAACCTCCCAATTATTGTAAATTACTTTACATATTGACAAAAAACTATTATGCATAGTTATGTGTATGGTACTCATAACTCATAAGAGTACGAATATCCTCAGTATATGTTTTTAAACAAAAAGTCCAAGTACatcagtaaaaaaaaaagaaatatttaccaaaatatatcatttaaaattaaattattcatttaaattaaaatatcataataaacatttaaaaactgaaaaactaaattgaattatattaacaaagaaataaaatttataaacaatattatattaatacATGAGAAaactacatatttattttttaaagacaAAAGGTTACCTGTGGGTCGAAATCCCTCTGCACTAAAATGTGCAAAATAGTGTTATCAACCTCATCCTTCCTATTCAGTATTTTATATTCTAACTTCCTAGCTCCTCTCTCCATACTTGTCCTAAGAAACGTAACAAGGAGATGAAAAGTCTCATAGTTGTTGTTTTTCACCGCAACATGAAGTGCAGTCTCACCTCTCACAGTCACATCTTCAATGGAATCCGGACAAGCAGAAAGAAATTCAGCCAAAAGTTCAACCTCTCCGATTTGACTTGCAAAATGTAGAGGAGTTAACCCTTCTCTTCCTTTGACTCTAACAAGATCTTTATTCATGTCAACAAGCCGAGACACCATCCTTTTTTCGCCGTTTTGCATAGCAAGGTGAATAGGGCTGAGTCCTTGTGGATTTAGCTTCCAAGCAAATGAAGGTTTCAAGTTCATAATTTCCATGCCAAACTGGATATGCCCCCTAGATGCGGCGATATGCAAGGGAGTTTCGACAAATTGTATCGAATCAATATTATCCAAAATGGATGGATCATCCTGAATTACTGTGTAAAGAAGATCTatatcacctaagttagatgcaGCTTTCAGATTATCAAGATTGGATGTGCTCATTTTTTAATCTGAAACTCTTCTGTATGAAATATATGCTTGTTGACATTGCTAATAAATAAACATCTACTACTCTTGTTCATCCCATTTACCACAATATAGTATTTGATTGACTTGGTAACTTGgcttatttaattaaaacaatgTGTACGAAATAATATGTCCCTTTCTTGTATACCACCTCTTGTCCTATACAATACAAGTATACTAATATAGCAATCAGGACCAGTTCGATACATATAGGCTTAGGCGAATGTAATAAAATTTCTTTTCACTTTTgaagataaatatatttttattaaagtttAACTACATCTAAACAAACTGCAATTGTATAAATTTCATTTGGaatataaatacaatttcataatataaaaaatattcattatatcaatattatatttatataagattattgcataataataaaaataaaatagtattaTATTATGTTCATTTGTTATACTtgataaaattgaaaataaaatagtattCCGATACGTTCATTTGTTATATCTAAAATAACAAATAAACGGATGCCTCTAGGGAAGGCAATGGACAGGGTTTGAGCAGGATATTATAGTACCCGTCCTCATACTTGTGGTTTGAAAAAAATTTCCGTATCCGAACCCATACCCGCGTAGACACTAATGTTCATAACCGCACCCATACCCTATGGGTACATCAATACTCGTCCTCGTGTCCGTTTACCTGCATTTGTAGTAAAACTAaatcaattaattataaaatatcataAGCACTTTTTAACAAcaatgagagagaaagagagggtGAGAGAAAACGCTGGAGCCTACGACAACAATGGTGATGAAGGATGGAAGCTGGTGGAGAGAAAGAAGCTAAAATCAAAGAATGAAAGGGTTGCTAGTGGTCAATGGGATGCAAAGAAAGGGAAGAGGATCCAAGAAGAGGCGAAAATATCAAGTTTCTTCTTCACAGAGTTCTCAGAGGAATATGGAGCGAGAGAAATGTTTAATGTGTTTAAAGAATATGGACTGGTAGACGAGTTAGTAATACCACCAAAAAGAGACAGAACACGTAGGCGTTACGGATTCATAAGATTTTGCAAGGTGTGCGATGAAAAGTTCTTCGCAGTTCAACTGGATAATATCTTCATCAACTAAAAAAAATACGTGCAAACATACCAAGGTTCCAACGTCCATGGCAAAAGAATGAAAGACTTCGAAGCATTGGAGTTTCAAATAGAAGTGTGGGCGGTCTGAAACGACATCAATATATGGAGAGTGCAGGAGGAAAACAAATACAAATGGGTGGAGGAGgaaaacaaatacaaatacaaatgggGGAGGCGACCAAATCTTTTTCCCAGGTTGTTAGAGGACTGAAGGTGAAGGGTGGAGACAATAGGGCCACAATGCATAAGGAAAAAATATGGAGGAAGGTAGGGATCTCTAATGGGAATAACAGGTTAGGAGGGGGTGAAAAAAACCAAAATTTGCTCATTTGCACTTCACTGTTGAAGAGAGTAAGTTGGAAAGATTTAAGAAAGCTTATGTAGGGGAGATTGAGAAAGCAGGATCCATTTATAACATTCAAGTAGAATTCAATATCGAATACTTCTTTGGAATTAAGATCACTCCATTTGGTGCAAATTTATGTTTGATAGAGGAGGAGATTGATGGGGCGGTAAAAACATTGAGTGAAGAAGAAAAGGAACGTATTGCTTGAGGTGGCACATGGCCCTAAGAGGCTTATGGAAATCAATAATCTGCATGAAGACTCTTTGGAGGTTGAGAGTAGTGAGGAAGAAGATTCAGCATCCAATGATTCTGAGGAAGGTGAAACGGCGGGAGAAACTCAGGTTCCGGAGACTAATGATGTTGTGGTAccactgtggtgtcgtttttttacctccccgttttacTTGCAAGGACGGCACGCcgtacccttcacgcgaaatttggaaggagagaggtgcccttgtgggatgaattttattttagttcttcctacgatagcacacgaagtttttaattatcctacgaggaggaaggggaaaaagatctcaaataaaccctaagagttttctatatgtggggatttcacctaatcagttgttctggagtccgggaggtcgattatacatagggaaggttttaagcaccctacatatccgtagtactctacgggaaccttctctgtgcctgagtgtttgtgtttgcttgtttgattggaaaagtttctcctttgtgttaggagagagaattgaattgaaagacagatgaactgactgtttttggtttttgattagctctctgagattccttgtgaatctcatgcctacatatctctaatggaagtcagagctttttatagttcgaggaactaattagggaaatgaattgattttggtgccttgtttgaactcaaggttgaagtttgaattaaatctttgtttacaggaaagagacatgaagtcatctttacagagaggtatttctactattacaccacaaacatttgaagtgacaAAAAAGCGGGGTTCGTTTCATAAGAgaaggaccttacttgtgtgggtgcaagtatgccagtcggaGTCTCTTGAATGAAACAACGATTCTCAGCCAGTTTAATGAAAGgaaacaagtctgggtgtgtgttcctcaaagcatgcctttcaaaatcctaaatgggagaatgttttgaaattgaaatgaaaatgtttgtatttttgaatgtggtgaaataggagaaagatctcttagtagagataaatcatgtctatctacagtatgaaagatttgaatttgactggcttgtatgaggcccaagcttgaggctaaAAAAATTTTTGATTGACCCTGGGATTGACTTTGGCTGaagaaatttgtgttctgtatgaagcccagaattgtggctaactctagctggagagtgtttgttttatttgactgaaatatttatttggtgttctgtacaaaaccctgaattgtggctgactctagctagggggaCATTGTTTTCTactttgtacgaagcccaaggttatggcagACTCAGTGAGGAAAAGACTCAAAGGTTATGAATCTTTTCACACAGGAAatgatgtttatctgccttgtacaaagcccaaggttatggctactCTTGATAGGGAAAGACTcactgtggagactctattatctgccttgtacaaagcccaaggttgtggctaactcagTGAGGAATCACTCTGTTGTGCAGAGATTGATGAATGTTGACCCTACTGAGGAAGTTGCTTTTATTAAGAAATGATTAATGACTGAAAGTCTAGAGTTGAAGGTTGACCTTACTGGGGATATTGTTTTATTGAGTGATTGAGACTCACCCAGGGTTGACTCTACtggggagttttgaaggtttgaatgaTGGATGATGGAGGCTAAACCTTTCCAGGGGATATTGgatgaaatgaaggaatgattgatggaagctaaccctttccagggaattttggaTTATGAAGGAATGattgatggaagctaaccctttccagggaatttttgaCTTATGAAAGAttgatggaggctaaccctttctaggggattTTAGACTTATGAAAGATTGattgatggaagctaaccctttccatagAATTTTTGACTTATGAAAGATTGataatggaagctaaccctttccagggaatttttgaCTTATGAAAGATTGattgatggaagctaaccctttccagagaATTTTTGACTTATGAAAGAttgatggaggctaaccctttccaggggatttttgacttatacttcttgtttaaagcccaagattaaggctgaccttGCTGAGGAAACTCCATATGTGGAATcttgactctactaaggagaagacttACTAAAGATTGAAGAtatgggtgacagagactgtccatgactctcattccaaaaggtgaactcaatattgagattgagacattcttggcttatttgaagtctggtttgaagaatagaagaatctcaccagggtaggctaaaaggtgactaaggacttgttcctatgtttaaaagaaacttgatgggtccttgtatacaagctcaagagaaagctgtgaatatgcttttaagaagcccatggatccttgtattgtaagcccaagaggaggataatttagggtcatcgagggtccttgttatagcacaagagaaagctatgttggctttgaacttagtttggctctaagcaaatgggtaagaggtttcaccgggaataattcctcttgggtggatgtgccctagttttgttctaaggcttttttcaagatgctTCACCGGgtataattcatcttgaggttgaacTAAAGAAATCTAATTAgcaaagagccttcaccgggaagacattctcaatcctaagcCATATTCCTATATTTGATaggaatttaaatgaaagctgtaaattgaaagctgtaaagtctaacctggatgaagaggaggcctttgaaagatgtatgtacaaaaaggggtTTGGAAttagactcaaggagaggcccatgtgaaatggatttgaaattgttttgaaaacagattgagagttgattgaaaatagttttaatgtttttgaaaacagaagaagtgaagatggacactaggtcacataggtatatgaagtgtttcactgggaataatgcccttcaataccgagaagaaagttttgaaaacagatgagaagttttctgttaaaagagGATTTGAAAAAACTGTATgtaaagaaaaaggtgttgaaaatgatttactgtttatgaaaaacagttgaagagatgaatgatgagatgaagaAAATATttgggacttatactcaaggaggcccattgaaattgatttactgtttataaaaAATAGTTGAATGATTTTGCTGGaggatgcaaggttttgttgtttgaaaaccttgatcgtctgtttaattaaagattgaaaatagtttgaaaaattgacaacaatcaacttaattaagataaagacaaagtctatacctaattaagacctaatggattaggattttatcactaaaatatttacaagagatttaggtttgaaaaatataaagaaaactttattttaaaagtattaaaaatacttaaaaatatgctattttaaacctaataaaaatatatcaaataaataatatttttgtgatttttttggataatcataaaatagatatgataaatgaaaagtgtgtgaaaaatcaagtgaaaatgattaattttgatatgTTAAATGAATGAGTGAAGTTgtgaaaaaaaattagagaaaaatagCATAACAGTTTAGTTTTGTTGGTAGCATGGTTTGAACCCTCTCCAAAATGGGGGGTCAACACAAATAAAAGCCACATGTGCTACACTCCCTATGT includes these proteins:
- the LOC131620490 gene encoding ankyrin repeat-containing protein BDA1-like; this translates as MSTSNLDNLKAASNLGDIDLLYTVIQDDPSILDNIDSIQFVETPLHIAASRGHIQFGMEIMNLKPSFAWKLNPQGLSPIHLAMQNGEKRMVSRLVDMNKDLVRVKGREGLTPLHFASQIGEVELLAEFLSACPDSIEDVTVRGETALHVAVKNNNYETFHLLVTFLRTSMERGARKLEYKILNRKDEVDNTILHILVQRDFDPQALGLLLKTKINLKAKNMDNKTAFDMAANVDIRSILLCAGAKPGLQVANTPTHGHKPRSKTAFIDNGLIWIRSIRRDISEDQRNTWLIVVTLVATATYQSALSPPGGVYQANATDNNVNNNFSNSTNAGKSVLSRNGFIVFSLANMISFFASIIAIFILTPSGLVGALVFVPVGCFVVCYLFSMGKISPTSTNSIIVNIAMFSIGFLACCSAIIVYFRLQQERNAKKESRS